The genomic region ATACAGGAATACCTTCCAGCAATCCGCATTGTTCAGCTGCTTCCCTTGTAATACCACCTACCCTATCTGTGGAACGCACCAGTTCAGGAAACTTATTTAAATCCAATCCTATATACCTTATGATCCCTCTCATCCAGTCATTCTTTTTCAAGTCAAACCCTATAGTAGAAGCACATGACCACTCATACACTTGACGTCCAGTCATTTTAAATGTCAAATAACCATTTACATCTAGAAAATACTCGGTCTTTTTATAAACATCCGGCTCGTTCTGTTTGATCCAGAGCAACTTCGCTAAACCATCTTTCCCTGTAATGGCTGTACCTACTATATTAGAAAATATCCCCCTTCCTCCAAACTTGCTCATTATTTGATCAGCCTGTTTCGAAGCACGTCCGTCCATCCATATTATCGCAGGACGCAAGCATCTTTTGTTCCCATCCATCGGAATTATCCCTATTGTCTGGGTTGTAAATATCACACCCGCAATGTCTGAAGACGACACATCTCCTTGCTGCATAACTTTTTTAGTGGTATGACATACAGCATTCCAATAATCCTCCGGATCTTGTTCAGCCCAATTGACCTGTGGGTAATGAATAGGATATCCTTGAGTACAGTAGGCCTTGATCTTCCCATCCAGCCCTATCAATACCGCCTTGTTGCTGCTGGTTCCCACGTCATGAGAAATAATATATTGAGGTCTAGACATATTACAAAGCCCTCCTTTTTTTACTTAAAAACTATAAAGGTTTAATTATCCTCCCCCTTTCGTCAATTGGCTTAGACTCCTGTTGAAAAATAAAAGATTAGAATTAAATTGGATGACATACAGAATAGTTGAAACTTTTCTACGGTTGGTAATCTTTAGATGATTTGAAAGTTAATCGGAAATGTACATAACAAACTATAACTATATATTATTTTGATTTAATTATACCACGGTACAACTTTGTTGTAAAGTGCAATTTTGTTTATCTATATAAATATTTTATAACAAAAGGGTTCTCTTTAGTAAAAGAACCCTTTTGTTATAAAATATTTGCCCTATAACTTGTTATTTGCTTGCTTTGAATATTTTTTTAAATATACAAACCGCATCAAACTACACTCTAAACGATTTATGGGTTTTATTTCTCCTATAAAAGAAGCTGCTATCAAAGCTTTACAAGCTTTTTCCGTCACCATCCTGACAGCAACAGCATCTTGTTCAGAATTACCACAGCATAAGGCTCCATTGTTGCAAACAAAGACTACAGAACATCTTCTAAGTGCTGCCACAATTCGAGCAGTATCGCTTTCTACATTTTTCACCAAGGTTCCTGCAATCTGTGCAAAATCATCAAGAAGCGGTCGGAGATTTATACCTGCACAAGATACTGTCATAAAATCTGGAGTGTTAGCATGTATTATATGATTGATATTTTTATATTTGTTATAAATAGATCTGTGAATCTCGGCCTCTTGGGAAAGAGGAGTATCCGAACCTTCGAGCCCAACCTCTATAATTTCCCCCGGGGTTTGATACAAAATAAATCCTTTTTGTGTCCGCTGGCTTTGATAATCATGACCTGGTATACAGTCTTCATCGATCTTATCCTTCCTGCGCAAACGGGAAAGAGCAAAACTCCTCATTTGATATGGGTCAAAATCAGTCTGTCCACTGACTTTAAGGTATTGTTCCTTTACAAATCTATCACAAGCATCTTCCAGCTGTGATGCTACCATAAATGCCTCTTGATAGTTTTCACCTATACAAAGAGCCCCATGGTTTTTCATAATAACTGCCTTTCCTCTCGAACGGACCACTGCATCAGATACATTGCGGTGCAACTTTTTAGTCCCAGGGAGAGCATACGGTGCACATATCACTTGGCCTCCTAGGTAAAAAAATTCATCGGCTACTTCGATAGAATCCAAGCCTAAAGCGCTCACTACAGAAGCATTTTGCTGATGAGTATGTATAATAAAATTAATTTCAGGGTTAAGTTTATAAACTTCAACATGTATCCCTTTTTCAGACGATGGCTTTATATTACCGTTATAGCTGCCATCCTCTATCTCAACAACTACTATTTGTTCAGGAGTAAGCGACAGATAGTCCCTGCCACTGGGAGTTATAGCAAAATGGTTTTGATCTATACGGCAGCTTATATTTCCCCATGTACGAGCAATAAGTCCAGACCGGACCAACTTCTCACCTGCCTGTATAACCAACTCCTTGGCCTCATTTATATCCATGGTAAACCTCCCCTTTTAAATAGATAAACCTCTATGCTTTCAGGCCTACATTTTTAAATACATTTTCAAATCTTTTGAGCACATCGTCAATCATTTCTTCATCATAGGCTGCACTGGTGTAAAGCCTGCTGCCTGCCAAAGTAACAATCCCTTCTGCCATATATGCGGCACCCATGTGTTCCATCTCTTTTTTACGTTCAGAGGTAGCCCTTATAACTTTAGGAATTTGCCAAGGTCTTGACCAGTCAATTGAAAAATGCATAGTTCCAACAGTCTCTAGGTGGCAGATGGAACCTTGATTAAAAGCTACAAAGGGTAAGTCATATTTTTTAATAAGTTCTTGTAAACCTTTTATCAACTTATCGCCCATTTTTCCCGCCTTCTGCGCTGCATTAGTCATCTCAATCTCACATAATGTATAATAACCAGCAACACAGCTGAGGGGATTTGCCGCCATAGTACCTCCTACCAGTGCCTTTTTATGCTTGTCACCCGATTGTATTCCTGCCGCCAGATACTTCATGTATTCTTTCTTGCCACCCAAGCCCCCTGCACCTGGATACCCTCCGGCAATGACTTTCCCGAATATAGTCAAATCAGGAGAAACATCAAAATAACCTTGCGCTCCCGCCATACCTATTCTAAATGCGGTCACAACCTCATCAAACACAAGAAGCGCACCATATTTACGGCAGAGGTATTCAACCCCCTTGTTGAAATCCTTGTCAACGGGTCTTGTACCGCTTTCAGGGCCTACAGGCTCTATAAATACAGCAGCTGTCCCTCCACGCGCCTTGTTAAATCGCAATCTTCTTTCAAGGTCATTCAAATCATTTGGGAAAAACTCTTGTGTATGCTTAAAACAAAAACGGGGAACTCCATGGGCTTGAGTCCATTTTGAGCCTGGAACACGTATCCCGTATGCAAGCTGATCGCTCCAACCGTGATAAGCTCCACCCATCTTGATGATATTTTTCTTTTTTGTAGCAAGACGTGCAACTCGTATAGCTGCCATGCAGGCCTCAGTTCCTGATCCTAGCATTCTGAACATTTCCACTGATTTCATGCTTTCAGAAATCTTCTTCCCAATCTTATATTCAAATTCATGAAAAAGCCCTGTAGAGGGGCCGCAATCATTTAAAAGCTCAATCACCTTGCTACGCACTTGGACAGGGTTGCTGCCCAATACTGTAGGTCCCCCCGCCTGCAGAAAATCATAATATTTGTTGCCGTCTATGTCATACAAGTAAGCTCCTTCAGCCTTGGTGAACACTAGGGGAAACGGATAGTTAAAAGCAAGATTATGCTGTACTCCACCGGGAATTATTTTTTTTGCTTGTTCAATCATTTCTTTGGATTTTGCACATTTCTTTTGGTAATATTCTTCTACATAAGATTTTAAAGCTTCTGGTTTGATAGTATAGATGGGTTTTTCGATAAGTCGGTCAAGTTGCCTGGTCACTGCAGCAGCATCGGGATATTCTGAAATAGCAAACCTTCTATCCATATACATCCTCCATTCTGCTTTGTAAGCCTCTAAACAACAAAGACCTACCTTCAGCTTATTTAATTTTTGAGTGAGTGAATACTCACTCATTGATTTCATTATAGCATTGTATGCAATAAAGGTCAAACAAATATTACCAGTTATTCACTACATCTGGAAACTTTTAAAGTTTGTATTGCAAATTTTTTACAGTATGATAAAATAAGAGTGAGCATTCACTCACTCTCCAATGACTAATGCATCAACTTTTATGATCAACATTATTAAACCGAGAATACCCATCGAAAATATCTATTATACGTAGACATATCTTTAACAAGGTAGTCAATTGCTCTGACAAAAGTTCAACTAAAAAACTTGGCTAGTAAAACGGAAAGGGGTTATATATATGTCAGATATTGAAATGATATTGCAAAAACAGAGAGATTATTTTAAAACAGGCAAAACAAAAGACTTGTCATTTCGGATAGAAAAACTAAAATTATTGAAATATGCCATAGAAAATAATGAAAAACAAATAATGACAGCTTTAGAAAAAGATCTGAATAAATCCCCCTTTGAATCCTATGAAACTGAAATAGGAATGGTACTGGAGGAACTCAAGTTCACTATAAAAAATTTGAAAAAGTGGGCAAAGCCTAAAAAAGTAAGAACACCTCTCATGCATTTTATCTCCAGCAGCTATATATACCACGAACCATATGGAATATCCCTGATTATGTCTCCCTGGAACTATCCCTTTCAGCTCAGCTTGGTTCCCCTGATCGGCTCTATGGCTGCAGGCAATTGTTCTGTGGTAAAACCATCAGCATATTCCCCTAACACTTCAGAACTAATCGCAAATATGATAGCTGAATATTTTGATAAATCCTATATCACTGTAGTTCTGGGAGGAAGAGAAGCAAACCAAGATCTGCTTACCCATAAATTTGATTATATATTTTTTACCGGGAGCATCGAAGTAGGCAAAATCGTAATGCAGTCCGCCTCTAAATATTTAACCCCTATAACCCTTGAGTTAGGGGGGAAAAGCCCCTGCATTGTAGATAGAGGAGCCAATATGCAAATGGCAGCCAAGAGGATTGTCTGGGGTAAATTTTTAAATGCAGGCCAAACCTGCGTTGCTCCTGATTATTTGCTAGTACATAAAGATGACAAAGATCAGATTATAAATTTAATGGGTGATTATATCAAAGAGTTTTATGGTGATCATCCTGTTGAAAATAAAGAGCTCCCTAAAATCATAAACCATAAACATTGGGCCAGACTTAACAACTTGATGCAAGATGGCAGAATTGTCGTAGGAGGAAAATGCCATGAGAACACGCTCAAAATAGAACCTACAATAATGGATATGGTCTCATGGGAACACCCTATAATGCAGCAAGAGATATTCGGCCCTATATTACCTATATTGGAATATGACAGTTTAGAGCAGGTCATTCAAATGATAAACGATAGACCCAAACCCCTTGCCCTTTATTTTTTCTCATCAAACAAAACAAATCAGGCAAAAATACTAAAAAATATATCCTTTGGAGGAGGTTGTATAAATGATACGATAGTACATCTTGCAAATCCTAATATGCCTTTCGGTGGTGTAGGAAATAGTGGTATGGGTGAGTATCACGGCAAAAAATCATTTGAAACTTTCAGCCATACAAAGAGCATTTTAAAAAAATCAAATTTATTGGATATACAACTAAGATATCCCCCATTTGAAAACAAATTAAAAATACTTAAAAAATTTCTTGGATAAATAGCAATATTTAATATGCAAAAAATTGACATTACGAGGTGACATTGATGGCTTTTAATTATCATAAAGAATCTTTTGATAGAATTCCAGAAGAAAAAAGGAACAAAATACTCAAAGCGGCAATAAACGAATTTGCAGAACACGGTTTTGATGGGGCTAACATAAACTATATAGCCGAAAGGGCCGGAATCAGTATAGGATCAATGTATACATATTTCAGCAGCAAAGAAGATTTGTATTTGACAACTATACATTTAGGCGTTGAAACTCTAAAGACAGTTTTGGAA from Clostridia bacterium harbors:
- a CDS encoding FGGY family carbohydrate kinase, which gives rise to MSRPQYIISHDVGTSSNKAVLIGLDGKIKAYCTQGYPIHYPQVNWAEQDPEDYWNAVCHTTKKVMQQGDVSSSDIAGVIFTTQTIGIIPMDGNKRCLRPAIIWMDGRASKQADQIMSKFGGRGIFSNIVGTAITGKDGLAKLLWIKQNEPDVYKKTEYFLDVNGYLTFKMTGRQVYEWSCASTIGFDLKKNDWMRGIIRYIGLDLNKFPELVRSTDRVGGITREAAEQCGLLEGIPV
- a CDS encoding class II aldolase/adducin family protein, with the translated sequence MDINEAKELVIQAGEKLVRSGLIARTWGNISCRIDQNHFAITPSGRDYLSLTPEQIVVVEIEDGSYNGNIKPSSEKGIHVEVYKLNPEINFIIHTHQQNASVVSALGLDSIEVADEFFYLGGQVICAPYALPGTKKLHRNVSDAVVRSRGKAVIMKNHGALCIGENYQEAFMVASQLEDACDRFVKEQYLKVSGQTDFDPYQMRSFALSRLRRKDKIDEDCIPGHDYQSQRTQKGFILYQTPGEIIEVGLEGSDTPLSQEAEIHRSIYNKYKNINHIIHANTPDFMTVSCAGINLRPLLDDFAQIAGTLVKNVESDTARIVAALRRCSVVFVCNNGALCCGNSEQDAVAVRMVTEKACKALIAASFIGEIKPINRLECSLMRFVYLKKYSKQANNKL
- a CDS encoding aminotransferase class III-fold pyridoxal phosphate-dependent enzyme — protein: MDRRFAISEYPDAAAVTRQLDRLIEKPIYTIKPEALKSYVEEYYQKKCAKSKEMIEQAKKIIPGGVQHNLAFNYPFPLVFTKAEGAYLYDIDGNKYYDFLQAGGPTVLGSNPVQVRSKVIELLNDCGPSTGLFHEFEYKIGKKISESMKSVEMFRMLGSGTEACMAAIRVARLATKKKNIIKMGGAYHGWSDQLAYGIRVPGSKWTQAHGVPRFCFKHTQEFFPNDLNDLERRLRFNKARGGTAAVFIEPVGPESGTRPVDKDFNKGVEYLCRKYGALLVFDEVVTAFRIGMAGAQGYFDVSPDLTIFGKVIAGGYPGAGGLGGKKEYMKYLAAGIQSGDKHKKALVGGTMAANPLSCVAGYYTLCEIEMTNAAQKAGKMGDKLIKGLQELIKKYDLPFVAFNQGSICHLETVGTMHFSIDWSRPWQIPKVIRATSERKKEMEHMGAAYMAEGIVTLAGSRLYTSAAYDEEMIDDVLKRFENVFKNVGLKA
- a CDS encoding aldehyde dehydrogenase codes for the protein MSDIEMILQKQRDYFKTGKTKDLSFRIEKLKLLKYAIENNEKQIMTALEKDLNKSPFESYETEIGMVLEELKFTIKNLKKWAKPKKVRTPLMHFISSSYIYHEPYGISLIMSPWNYPFQLSLVPLIGSMAAGNCSVVKPSAYSPNTSELIANMIAEYFDKSYITVVLGGREANQDLLTHKFDYIFFTGSIEVGKIVMQSASKYLTPITLELGGKSPCIVDRGANMQMAAKRIVWGKFLNAGQTCVAPDYLLVHKDDKDQIINLMGDYIKEFYGDHPVENKELPKIINHKHWARLNNLMQDGRIVVGGKCHENTLKIEPTIMDMVSWEHPIMQQEIFGPILPILEYDSLEQVIQMINDRPKPLALYFFSSNKTNQAKILKNISFGGGCINDTIVHLANPNMPFGGVGNSGMGEYHGKKSFETFSHTKSILKKSNLLDIQLRYPPFENKLKILKKFLG